The DNA region TGAAGAGTGAGGGAACGCTGATGGTATGCAGCAGCCTCCGGAAGGCCCGGGGGAAGGTCCCCAGCTCCGCTTCGGCCTTGGTGACCTGCTCCTCCATCCTGGCCACGCTGCTGCCGATCATCCTCACGAAGGCCTCCAGCTTGTCGATCCTGCCGTAGATGCGCCTCATCTCGGCGGCTTTGGCGTGGATCCGAGGCACGCCCTCGCTCACCACGTGAGACGAGTCTCCGCGAATCATGTCCAGCATGCCCACGAACTCGTCCACCTTGGCCAGCAGGTCCTCCAGGCTGGCGTCCAGCGCCTCCACCTCGGGCCTCGGTCCCGTGGCAGGCAGCAAGCTGGAGGCGTAGCTCAAGGCGGCGCGGCGCAGTAGCGGCAGGTCGCGGCCCGGCGCGTCCTCGGGGCCGTCATCTTCCCACGGCCCGGACGCGCTGCTGTGGCTCTGCGATACGTGGCCGCTGTCCCCGCTCCACGCGGCGCCCAACGGCTCGGCTTCCTCAGTCGAGACCTCTCGAGACAGTGTTCTGACCGCAGGTCCTTCCTCCATGGCCCGCTTGGCCGCTTCCGGTGCTAAGCGATTGCGTCACGTTCTGAGATCCCTG from Mastomys coucha isolate ucsf_1 unplaced genomic scaffold, UCSF_Mcou_1 pScaffold22, whole genome shotgun sequence includes:
- the Bloc1s4 gene encoding biogenesis of lysosome-related organelles complex 1 subunit 4, which encodes MEEGPAVRTLSREVSTEEAEPLGAAWSGDSGHVSQSHSSASGPWEDDGPEDAPGRDLPLLRRAALSYASSLLPATGPRPEVEALDASLEDLLAKVDEFVGMLDMIRGDSSHVVSEGVPRIHAKAAEMRRIYGRIDKLEAFVRMIGSSVARMEEQVTKAEAELGTFPRAFRRLLHTISVPSLFKSAPTGPQRAVYEPPVLFRTEDHFPGCGDRPQL